Sequence from the Zeugodacus cucurbitae isolate PBARC_wt_2022May chromosome 5, idZeuCucr1.2, whole genome shotgun sequence genome:
ACCACCAATTGGATCGGTGACCCGATGTAAAGGTCGTGTACAACTAGAGCGTCAGATTGCAAGAAGGTTAAAAATACGATCATGAGGAAGTAGTGGTGGGCACGCGAATTCATTACGATCTCTCTTTCGAGTTGAGTTGTTCCAAAAGAGCGAGAGAAACTCACAATTTATTAACGCTTGAACAAATTGATAACTTAACGGCGATTGTAAATATCATACATTATCTTATTTTGTTCGAATACGCTTCGATTTCATTTGATAATTCAATCGATAATAATCCAACCCACTTAGTAGCAGGAGTCGATAGTAGTCTCTAATGCTATGAAAGTAGTCTGAGCCGTAATAGGAATGCGGAACTCATACATGAGAAATTCATCAAAATTCATGGTGATTGTACAGAACTGATGAATTATGAGCAAAGATATGAACTATATGGTTCCATGGACGTTTTCTTTGTCTGTGCTGAAAATGTGGTTTACGTAGCATAAATTTTGGATCCCATACTTCAAACGAATCCATGTGGCCGGGTCATAGATAACTGAAAGACTAACTTTGTAGCAGAATTTTAGTGAAAGCTCACCGAGGTACTCTTCTGTaagcaagaaaataaaagtgagatgcatatttttagtgaaaatgCACTTGATCTGTAACAAAAGCTCATCAGTGGGTAATGAAAAGTTTTTATCACTGCTCAGTGAGAAGTTAGTTTTCTATAGAATTATATTGCTCCAGAAACACAAGGGAAACCCCTCaatttatcaacaaatttttaacttgcgtagttaaaaaaaatttgcgcaAAAGCGACGTCAAAAGCACaacaaaattaacttaaattgtaaacaaaaaacaaaaagaagtgCAAAACAAAATAGAACAGTTAAATAATAACTCCAACTGTGCTGaaccaaagcaaatatttttgaaaaatatattttttcatttgtgaCATAAATGAGTTATGGTATTACGAAGAACAGTTATGGCTAGCTAAATAGACCcagtagaaaataataattattttttattaataattaaaaaaaaaaattataaattagagtaaatcaaaaatattgaggAAATATGGAAATACTATGGTCTAAAAAGATTTGGGAAACCTAAACTATTTAGAAAGAATAACTGCCGCAGCCCAAAAAATAATGccctaaatttaaaaattaaaccaaTTACAATCAAACTAGAAGGTTTAAGAAGatcaacagaaaatattttttaatgaaaatacacaaaaaacacaacaaaaattggaGTTAGAGAGACTATGAGTTATGGAGGGAAATGTGTATGAAGATTGTATgaaaacgctattgccaattcaagagttcgagttatggaagggaCTGTAGTACTATAATCGCCACTTGTTTGAAATTTCTCATTTACATATAGATACATCCAATTCAATGGTTACGATATGGGCATCAAACTGtacaagaataaataaaatttatgttggAGATTGAAATTATACCAAGAGACGATCCGAAGATTCTTCGAGACAGTTTATCgcacatttaataaaaataccgaAGCAAATTAACTTCATATGCCTTAAAATTTTTGTCCACCGTTTCTATTCAGTTGGCCGTTGGTGTTTGCGCAaagtatttattaattagtttagcttaaataaataaataaaaacaaagtctTGGTTAAAATGTTATCTATTATAATTAAAGTAATGAGTTAAACAAGCCTATAAAAGCGCACGGAGTACCGAAACTTCTCACAGTCATTTATGATACCGCAACGAGGCATATAATAGTGCTTGCATACGCAGATAAACACAACGTGAAATACACCAACAAAGTTATCTCAATTTTATCTTACAATGGAACTGAAATTTGTGCTAATCGCCGCCTTCATTGGCGCACTGCAGATCGTTCACGCTAAGGACTATTGTGATTCATCCTATTGTGGATCGAGGAAGCACATTGCTTGCGACAACAATGGGGTGAGTTGGTGCAAAAGCTTAGACTAAAGCAagctaattatttaaattttatttatatgtactaaTATACAATTATAATTCTTCTGTTAGAAATTCGCGGCGTCTTGCAAAAATCCCGCTATGATCACTTTTACCCAAACACAAAAGGATTTGATCGTCGATTCGCACAATAACAAACGTAATACTGTGGCTGGCGGTAAGACCAAGTTGAAACCGGCCTGTCGGATGGCCACCATGCAGTGGGACAACGAATTGGCCGAATTGGCGGCGCTGAATGTCAAACAATGTCAAATGAAACACGATGCATGTCGCAATACGGATGCCTTCAAATATTCTGGACAGAATTTGGCTTGGATTACTTTCTATAATACCCCTAATGCTACGAAATTGTCATTACAATCGGTGGATATGTGGTATGATGAGATCGACGACACCAAAATGGAATACATTAACAAGTACCCGAATAATTATCAAGGCCCGTAAGTATTTCATACACAGATTTTGCAATTATCGAATTAGTTTTAATAATCATGTCATTTGTATATTATAGCGCTATTGGTCACTTTACCGTTATGATGGCAGATCGTAATATTCGTGTGGGTTGCGCTGCTTCTACCTACGACGAATCGGGTCAACCATATAAAGCTTTCCTATTCGCCTGtaattatgcaacaacaaatatgatcAACTTCCCGATTTATAAAAGTTGTTCGGTAGCAGCTTCGGAATGCAAGGCTGGCAAAAATCCGAAATACACTAGTCTTTGTTCGGTCTCGGAGAAGTATGATGTTAACAAATGGTTTTAAAACCGTGTAATTCGAAAtggaattttgtttaaattttttaaattataagagtcaataaatataagcttaaaatgaatttaaaaatcatgAAATTTTAATGGCAGATCAGGGTGAGAACAATACGTAATATGACTGTGTATGTAGGCGCCTTAACTTGTGTTACCTTGAAACCAAAAGAGATGCGGTTTTTGTTCTATAAACtgtaatgaatgaaataaacatTAGTTTTCGACCAAAAGTCATTAACTTAAGGTTATACTAAGACATTCTTCTAATCCTCCTAGAGAATTAATTAACTACGTTTAGATCCAGACAAAATTCGTTTCGTACAATATCGTCGATGGGCGATTATCAATATACAGAATTACTATATTTTACAGACTAATAGTCCTCTTAGGAGCCTGCTACCCGTTCAGCATTTATCGTGTTATTTCCTGTatcgcgatatttattgaacgtgTAGCacgaaaaaatcaacaaatacatttttaaaatagtttttcttgTGAAAACACAACTAGCattgtataaatattgatgtaatATACATTGAAAGTCTAGCAGTCGCGAAGTATTCACCCGCAATCCgtcaatattcaatatagatcGCGATCCTAATATCACGTTAAATATTGAACGTGTAACAGGCCCCTTAGAATGCGAGAGTTTCTCTATAAAtgacataacatttaaaattatggTTGGATGTGGTATCTGTTGTAACGTAACACTTAACTTAACTTTCCTATCTAAATTGATAGATTACTTAGCGAGGATATAACTAACTAACTCAATAAAATTCTTACGAAACTTTGTATACACAGTTAaccaaataataacaaataacaactgAACGGTAAGATTCTGGTAACAGCTGTTTAATTAGACTTAGGTTTATAAGTTTTTGCAGGCCTACGTGAGTCAATATAGCAAAAGCCAACTTTAAACTATGTAATAAACAACTTGTCTTATCGCCAGCAAATTTCCTTATTACGTTGTTcaaatattctatttttaatttttcaaatatatatatccgAGTCACCAGAGCaaattatacataatttttgtttttgttgctgttgttttttgttgtttgaagccttcttttcggcggcgcatgtgttttccgctcactggaacatctgaaaccaaaaatttcaACGGTATTTGAATGCTCGAAAAgtgtatgaaaaaatgaagcgacttgacgaaagtttcaagaccggagcatcctcatgtagagaccaaggtggtaatctggtaaccgatgtccaggacatactgggattatggagggaacacttctctgacctgctgaatggcagtgaaagtaaaaCACCAGGAGacggcgaacccgattccccaatcgaggacgatggaacagatgttccattacccgaccatgaagaaattcgaatagcaatcacccgcctgaagaacaacaaagcggcggaggCCGATAGATTATCGGCGGCCGataggtgcatgcatcagcttctttgcaaaatatggtcggaagaaagcatgcctgacgattggaatctcagtgtgctctgcccaatccataaaaaaggagatcccacaatctgtgccaattaccgtgggataagccttctgaatatcgcctataaggttctgtcgaacgtactgtgtgaaagactaaagaccaccgtcaacaaactgattggaccttatcagtgtggctttagacctggaaaatccacaactgaccagatattcaccatccgccaaatcttggagaagacccgtgaaaagaggatcgacacacaccacatttttgtcgattttaaagctgctttcgacagcgcGGAaatgagctgcctttatgccgcgatgtctgaatttagtatccccgcaaaactaatacggctgtgtaagttgacgttgagcaacaccaaaagctccgtcatgatt
This genomic interval carries:
- the LOC105210050 gene encoding antigen 5 like allergen Cul n 1-like, which encodes MELKFVLIAAFIGALQIVHAKDYCDSSYCGSRKHIACDNNGKFAASCKNPAMITFTQTQKDLIVDSHNNKRNTVAGGKTKLKPACRMATMQWDNELAELAALNVKQCQMKHDACRNTDAFKYSGQNLAWITFYNTPNATKLSLQSVDMWYDEIDDTKMEYINKYPNNYQGPAIGHFTVMMADRNIRVGCAASTYDESGQPYKAFLFACNYATTNMINFPIYKSCSVAASECKAGKNPKYTSLCSVSEKYDVNKWF